Below is a genomic region from Delftia tsuruhatensis.
GCCACCTGCTGCATGCCGGCCCCGCGCTGCTGCTGCCGGTGCTGATCATCGTCTTGCTGCGCTTGGGCATCGCCACGCCCACCGAAGTGGCCGTGCTGTCCACGTTGTACGCGGGACTGGTATCGGTGCTGGTCTACCGCGACCTGGGCTGGCGCCGGCTCAACGATGCCGTCATCCACGCGGGCCTGGCCACGGGCGTGGTGCTGCTGGTGATCATGGCCTCCTCGGCCATCGGCTGGCTGCTGACCTTCGACCAGATGCCCAGCGGCATCGTGCAGTGGGTGCAGTCGCATGTGCATTCCGCCTGGATGGTGATCGCGCTGATGAACCTGCTGATGCTCTTCGTCGGCATGTTCATCGACCTGCCGGCCGCCGTGCTGCTGCTCACGCCGGTCTTCGTGCCGCTGGCCCGGAGCATCGGCATGGACATGACCCAGCTCGGAATCATGATGGTCGTCAACCTCGCCCTGGGCCTGTACACGCCGCCCGTGGGCACCACGCTGTTCATCACCAGCTCGCTGGCCCGGGTCAAGGTGGGCCAGACGGTGCGCGAACTGATTCCCTTCTACCTGGTGGCGCTGGCCGTGCTGGCGCTGGTGTCCTATGTGCCGGCCAGCATCCTGCGCTGAGCCGGTACCGCCAGGCCCCATACCGTCCGACCAGGGAAACAGCGCTTGAATGGGACACCGCTGCAGCGCCCGGATAGGCGTTCGGTCCGCACATGCCGCTTACGGCGCCCTGCCCACTCCGCACGAGCGCTACGGCATCCGCCGGCAGGCACTGGCGGCACGCATACCCCCCGGCTGGGATGGGCACACGAGGACAAGAGCGGGCGGGATTCAGCGCAGCTCCAGCACGTAGCCGAGGCCGCGCACCGTGTGCAGCAGCTTGGTGGAGAAGGGGTCGTCCAGCTTGCTCCTGAGTCTGCGGACCGCCACGTCGACCACATTGGTGGGCTTGTCGAAGGGCACCTGCCATATCTGCTCGACCAGGTCGGCGCGTGGCACCACGTCGCCCTGGCGCTGCAGCATCACCATCAGCAGCATGAACTCCTGCCGCGTCAGATCCAGCCGCAGGCCGGCGCGCTCGGCGCGCGTCCTCGACAGGTCCAGCACCAGATCCCCGAGGGTCAGCCTGGGGCCGCCTGCACCTGGCGGCCTTGTGCTGCGCATGCGCAGGCCCGCCCGGGCCAGGAACTCGGGCAGCCTCACGGGCTTGACCAGATAGTCGTCGGCCCCGTTCTTCAGGCAGAACACCTGGTCCTCCAGGCTGTGGCTGCGGGTGACGACCATCACGGGCGTGCCGACCTGCTCGCGCAGGCTGGCCAGCAGGGCGCGACCACCCATCCCGGCAATCTCGAACTCCAGCACCACCAGGCAGTATTCCTGGCGCAGGACCAGGCCGAGTGCATCCCGGCCGTTGCAGGCCACATCCACGTTGAACCCGCTGCGCGACAGGCCCTGGCGCAGGTACTCGGCCGATGGGGCATGGTCATCCACGATCAGGACCCTCATGTTCGCTCCTCGGCGCAGCCTGCAGATGCAATCAGCCCAGGACCTGCTGCAGGATGCTGCGCTGCCTTTTGGCCCATTTGGTCCCGACGCGCATGGCCTCGCGCTCATGGGAAGAGGCGGACGCGAAGAACACGCCCTCCTGCAGCTGCAGGCGCTGGAACAGGCGACGCATCTGCAGGGCCCGCACACGCAGGGAGCCCTCCAGGACCACGGACTCCTGGCGCTCCACCGAGAACATGGAGGCCGCCATCTCCAGGCACTCGCGTGCATGCTCCGACACGGCCGGCACGGCGCGCGGCTCGCACAGGCGCGCCTTGGCCACGAAGGGATTGCGCCCCACCACCATGCCCCAGGGGCGCATCGCCGCGGAAGGATTCACGGACAGCGCCTCGAGCTTGGTGAGGCCGAAGGCGCGCGCCAGCCGCAGGCGCATCGCCAGCAGTGGCGCCGCATGCTGCACCTCGTCAATGGCGGCCCAGGCCTCCTCGTCGCTGCCGGCTACCGGCAATATCAGCGAGCCCAGCAGCAGATTGGCCAGCGTATCGCCCTTGCCCGCCGCCGCGTGCAGCAACCCGACGCCCTGCTCCATGGCCTCGATCTGGGTCGCATCCCTGAGCACCAGCGCCCCGAGCCGGCGCTCGGCCTCCGCCAGTCCGTAACGGGCGGCCTTTTCAAGGCAAAAGCGCGCCAGCGTGGGATTCGCGACCGAGCTGCGATAGTCGGAACAGATGCGGAACAGGTGCAGCCATGCGATGGCGATGCCACCGTCCGCGGCCCTCAGCAGCAGGGCCGCGGCCTTGCGCAGGTTCTGCGAGCCCACGAGCCGCTCCGGCGCCAGATGCGCGCAGGGCAACCCCGCCAGCGCACGCCCCAGCACATGGCAGGCATGGAGGTCGCCGCCGCCGGCACAGTGCTCCAGCGCGGCCTCTATCCTGCCGACCTGCAGCCGTCCCAGGCCATGGCCATGCGATTCCGCCTCGCGCACGACATCGACGATCAGCTGGTGCAGGGCCATGCCGGGAACGGTATGTTGCAGATCCGCCAGGGTCTCCAGCATGAGCACCGCTTTCAGCGACTGGCCGGCCTCCATGGCGGCACGCGCCTCATGCGCAACCACCCCGCAGATGTCCGCCGGCATGACCACGCGCAGGGCCAGCAAGGCCTGCAGCAGGCTGCTGGGAGCCTCCCCGTCGCAACCGCAGGCCAGCTCACGGGCCAGCGGGCTGCTGCAGCGCCCCAGCCATTCCCGCCCTTGCCGCAAGTCGCCCCGTGCAAGCTGCAATGCGGCCAGCTTCAGGCGCCCCGCGTCCTCGTGCTGGGCAGCGATTTCCAGAGGCTCCAGCAGGCCATGCTCGAGCAGTTCGGGCAGGCTCAGATGCATGGCGATGCAGACCGACGCCTGCCGCCTGGCCTGGGACATGGCGGCCTTCAGATAGCCGACTCCCGTGGGTACGTTTCTGGGAATTCCCGCCGTGCCGGTCAGATAGGCCTCACCCAGTTGCAACCTGGCTTCGGCATCCCCTGCTTGGCGAGCATCCGCAGCCTGACATCTTCGCGCCGCATGTCCCTCTCCTCCTGCTGGATCTTCGAACCTGTTCATTCACGGCGTTAACCCCGATGACGATCAGGCCCGCTTTTTTATTTGAATGAAATAGCGCAAATACTATCCACCACGCCGTATCAATGAACCGTCTGAAAGATGACGTTTCAGACATTTTCAAGAAAGATTAGTGCAATAAAAAAAGAGATTCTCCGACAACGGAGGGACGATGTTGTCGCAAGGGCACGAATAACACCGGGAAACAATCACATTGGCTTGCCAGCCCTACCCTGTTATTTATCAAACCCGGTCCATGGACTGTGCGAATTCTAGTATTCGATGCGATGTCCACAGATGGCATCTCATCCAATGAATCCATTTCCCAGCCAAGGACTGAGCATGAAAATCCACCACATACTGGCCGCGGCCACCCTGCCGATCATTTCCATCGGCGCCAGCGCCCAATCCAGCGTCACCCTATTTGGCATTCTCGACACCAATATCCGCTATGTGAACAACAGCGACCTGCCCAGCAACATCACCATGGACAACGGGGCCTGTCCTCCGGCCGCCTGGGCTTCAGGGGCATCGAGGATCTGGGCGGCGGGCTCAAGGCGGGATTCTGGCTGGAGTCGGATGTCTACGCCGACACAGGCGCGACCCATGCAAGCGGCAAGTTCTTCCAGCGCCGCTCCACGGTCAGCCTGATGGGCGGCTTCGGCGAAATCCGCCTCGGCCGCGACTTCACGCCCGCCGCGCAGAATCCCGTCAAGTTCGACCCGTTCAACGTGATCGGCCTGGCCAATTCCAACCGCATCAGCCGCCTGCCCGGCGCCATGACGAACTACTACCGCAGCGACAACGCCATCCAGTACTTCACTCCCAAGTGGAATGGCCTGCAGGCAGAGGTGATGTATGCGCTGGACGAGAATCCCAAGAGCAGCGTTGGACGCCACGTTGCAGGCCGCGTGAGCTATGACAACGGCCCGATCAGCCTGGCCATGAACATCGGCCGCACGGACATCGCCGCAGGGGGCGTGAAGCTCAAGCAGTATGGTGTGGGCGCTTCCTACGATTTCGGTGTTGCCAAGCTGATGGGCTATTTCCAGCGTGAAGATCTTCCATACGGCACCTACGGCTCCAGCACGCTGGGCGCCGAGGACCGCTGGCAGATCGGTCTGACCGTTCCCGTCGGCAACAACTACATCCGCGCCTCCTATGTGCGCACCGACTCGCGCAAGGGCCCCGCCGCCTTCAACGGCAGCGACGCCAACCGCTATGCGATCGGCTACGTGCACAACCTGTCCCGCCGCACGGCGCTGTATGGAACGGTTGCCCGCATCACCAACAAGGGCGGCGCGAACTTCAGCCTGGCAGGCGGCACACCGGGACTGGCCGCCGGCGGCAGCTCCACGGGCACCGAATTCGGCATTCGCCACGCCTTCTAAGCCAGGGCCCTCAGACCTGCCCGAGAAACATGACGAAATTGTCAGTCAATTGCCCGTAAATACGGCATATCGGATGGGTAGAGTGGCTGCCATGGATCAGAAAAGATCCATGGCATTTTCATATGGGATTGCCAACCATTGAATCAGGAGACCACCATGAAGAAATTTTTTTTTCCGTGGGCGCCGCAGCCATCCTCATGACCGGCTTTGCAGCCCATGCCGATCAATTCCCCACCGGCAAGTCCTATTACGGCTCGCCCGCGCCGGCAGGAAATTACCGGACCATCGACCTTTCCCGCAAGGAGCCCATCAACATCACATGCGGTGAAACCGTCAATTTCAGCAGCCAGGGCAAGGTATTCGCCTGGAAGGCAAGTTCCATCCAGCACAACAATGTGCCCGTGTCACGTTTTGCGCCTGCGGGCTTCGACGCGCAGGGCCGCTCGATCTTCATCAGCCCCAGCGAATTCGAGCAAGGCGGCTGACCGCGCCCGCGCCGGTTTTCGCGTTGCTGAAACAAGCAAAGGCCCGCAGTGCGGGCCTTTGTCCGTTCATGGTGCCGGCGCTCAGGCGGCCAGGGCGCCGCGCATGGCGCCGATCACGGCCTTGTAGTCAGGCTTGCCGAAGATGGCGCTGCCAGCGACGAAGGTGTCGGCACCGGCATCGGCCACACGGCGGATGTTGGTTTCCTTGATGCCACCATCCACTTCGAGGCGAATGTCGCGGCCGCTGGCCTCGATGCGCTTGCGTGCCTGCTCGATCTTGCGCAGCGTGCTGTCGATGAAACTCTGGCCGCCGAAGCCGGGATTGACGCTCATCAGCAAGATGAGGTCGATGTCGTCGATCACCCAGTCCAGCACCTCCAGCGATGCGGCGGGATTGAACACCAGCCCGGGCCTGGCGCCCTGCGCACGGATGTTCTGGATGCTGCGGTGCACGTGGGTGGAGGCGTCGGGGTGGAAGCTGATGTAGTCGGCCCCGGCCTTGGCGAAAGCCGTGGCCAGCTCGTCCACGGGGAGACCATCAGGTGCACGTCGACGGGAACGGGCTGGCCGTCCGGCGTCTTCGCATGGGGCTTCAGGGCCTCGCAGATCATGGGACCGAACGTGAGGTTGGGCACGTAGTGGTTGTCCATCACGTCGAAATGGATCCAGTCGGCGCCGGAGGCGATCACGTTCCGGACCTCATCGCCCAGGCGGGCGAAGTCGGCGGACAGGATGGAGGGGCGATGCGGTAGGTGGGGCTCATGGCCCGCAATTGTCGCAGCTAGCCCATGCCGGTGCATGGAGGCACCCAAAACCATGGGCGGCAAAGCGTGGGGGCGTTTGCGGATCACACGGATGCGGGCAGTTAATATCGCGCCCATGCCCATGAACGAGTTCCAGGTCCAGGTCCGCCCGGCCTTCTTGCCAGAGCAATCCGCTCCAGCCGCGGGCGTGTACGCCTTTTCCTACACGATCACGGTGACCAATACCGGCGATGTGCCGGGGCAATTGATCGCGCGCCACTGGATCATCACCAACGAGCTGGGCCATGTCGAGGAAGTCAAGGGCCTGGGCGTGATCGGCCGCCAGCCGCTGCTGCAACCCGGCGAGTCCTTCGAGTACACCAGCGGCTGCCAGCTGCGCACGCCCAATGGCAGCATGCAGGGCAGCTACCTGTGCATCAGCCACGAAGGCGAGGTCTTCGAATGCAGCATTCCGCGGTTCCAGCTGAAATCGGGCGCCGATGGCGACAGCTTTCCGGACCCTGACAGCCGCGTGCTGCACTGAGCGCCGCCGCCGTGCGGCACGCTAGCCTTGCGCCCTGCCGCCCCACCCATCCATGAAGCGAATCACCCAAGACCTGCCCGGCCTGCTGGCCGCACTTGACCCCGAGGCCGACCTCGCCCACCGCCACCTGTGGCTGATCCACCTGCTCGAATGGGTGCGTGCACCCAAGCCGTCGGTGGATGGCGCCGTGCAACGCGTGCAGCTGCTGGTGGAGGCCGTGGAGGCCGATCCTGCGGTGCGCCAGCGCCTGCATTCCTGGTGGCTGCGCTTCATCGACACGGTGGACATCACCGCATTGCTGGCCGATTTCGGCTTCGCGCCGCGCACCAACATGTTCAGCGAGCTGTCCGAGCGCGCGCGCTACAAGCTGCTGCCCAGCACGCCCGAGACAGTGGACGCCTCCGAGCTGTTCATGCTGGCCATGCCGGACGAATTCGACGCACGCTGGCTGCATGCGCTGGAGGCGCCGCTGCTGGAACGCATCGCCGTGCTGCTGACTGACGGCAGCGAGGGCCAGGGCAGCAGCTTCTGGCAGAACAGCCTGCTGGGCGCCATCACCTATTGCACGGGCCAGATCCTGTCCACGGGCTTCTCGCCCGAGCTGCGCCTGCGCATGGACGAGCAGGCCCGTGACGACCAGCCTTTCCATGCGCTGATCCACGATACGGAAAGCCTGCGCGTGGAGGTGATGCATGCGCTGCGCACGAACGACCGGCGCGACGCGGCCGAGGCCCGGCTGCGCGAGCGGCTGGACGCCTGCCGCGCTGCCGTGACCTCGGTCTACGCGCATTTCGAGTCCGAAGGCATCTCGGTGGGTCTGGTGTTCCGCCTGCGCCAGTTGCGTGCGCGCATCCTGCGCGTGCGGCGGCTGCTCGACTGCCTGCTCGCCGACAACCGCGCCACCGAGACCGCGGACCTGCTGGCCAACCTGGTCTCGGTGGGCATAGAGCGGCGCAGCCTGCGCGCGCTGCTGTCCACCAACACCTCGCTGCTGGCCGCCAAGGTCGCCGAGCGCAGCGCCGAGACCGGCGAACACTACATCACGCGCACCGGCAAGGAATACCTGTCCATGGTCACCAAGGCCGCTGGCGGCGGCTTCGTGATGGCCTTCACCACATTGATGAAGTTCGCGCTGTATGCGCTGGGGCTGTCGGCGTTCTGGGGTGGCCTGGCTGCGGGCATCAACTACTCGATCAGCTTCGTGCTGATCCAGCTGCTGCACTTCACGGTGGCGACCAAGCAGCCCGCCATGACGGCACCGGCCATGGCCGCCAAGCTCAAGGACCTGCGCGCCAGCGAGGCCATCGAGGAGTTCGTGGACGAGGTGGCCCATCTGGTGCGCTCCCAGGTGGCGGCGGTGCTGGGCAACGTGCTGGTGGTATGCCCCATGGTGCTGCTGCTGTCGCTGGGCTATGCCCAACTGTTCGGCCATACGCCCATCGATGCCCCGCATTCGATCGCCGTGCTCGACTCGCTGAGCCTGCTGGGTCCGTCGCCGCTGTTCGCCGCCTTCACGGGCGTGCTGCTGTTCGCCAGCAGCCTGATCGCGGGCTGGGCCGAGAACTGGTTCGTGCTGCGCCGCCTGGACTCGGTGATCCGCTACAACCCCGGCATCACGCGCTGGCTGGGAGCCCGACGCGCCGACCGCTGGGCGCATTTCTGGCGCAAGAACATCTCGGGCTTCGCCGCCAATGTCTCGCTGGGCATGATGCTGGGCCTGGTGCCGGCCTTCGCGGCCTTCTTCGGCCTGGGCCTGGAGGTAAGGCACGTCACGCTGTCGGCAGGCCAGATCGGCGCGGCCAGCGCGGCCCTGGGCTGGGAGGTCCTGCACTCCAACGTCTTCTGGTGGGCGGTTGCCCTACTGCCGGTCAATGGCGCGCTGAACGTCACTGTCAGCTTTTATCTGGCATTCCGCGTCGCGCTGAGGGCACACAATGTGAGCGGAGTCGACCGCTCGCGCATCTATTCGGCCATCCGCCGCCGCCTGCGCACAGCGCCGTTGAGTTTCTTCCGCCCCTGAGCCTGCGGGATCTCGGGACACA
It encodes:
- a CDS encoding winged helix-turn-helix domain-containing protein, with protein sequence MRVLIVDDHAPSAEYLRQGLSRSGFNVDVACNGRDALGLVLRQEYCLVVLEFEIAGMGGRALLASLREQVGTPVMVVTRSHSLEDQVFCLKNGADDYLVKPVRLPEFLARAGLRMRSTRPPGAGGPRLTLGDLVLDLSRTRAERAGLRLDLTRQEFMLLMVMLQRQGDVVPRADLVEQIWQVPFDKPTNVVDVAVRRLRSKLDDPFSTKLLHTVRGLGYVLELR
- a CDS encoding porin, whose amino-acid sequence is MKIHHILAAATLPIISIGASAQSSVTLFGILDTNIRYVNNSDLPSNITMDNGACPPAAWASGASRIWAAGSRRDSGWSRMSTPTQARPMQAASSSSAAPRSA
- a CDS encoding porin, which gives rise to MGGGLKAGFWLESDVYADTGATHASGKFFQRRSTVSLMGGFGEIRLGRDFTPAAQNPVKFDPFNVIGLANSNRISRLPGAMTNYYRSDNAIQYFTPKWNGLQAEVMYALDENPKSSVGRHVAGRVSYDNGPISLAMNIGRTDIAAGGVKLKQYGVGASYDFGVAKLMGYFQREDLPYGTYGSSTLGAEDRWQIGLTVPVGNNYIRASYVRTDSRKGPAAFNGSDANRYAIGYVHNLSRRTALYGTVARITNKGGANFSLAGGTPGLAAGGSSTGTEFGIRHAF
- a CDS encoding CzcE family metal-binding protein translates to MGLPTIESGDHHEEIFFSVGAAAILMTGFAAHADQFPTGKSYYGSPAPAGNYRTIDLSRKEPINITCGETVNFSSQGKVFAWKASSIQHNNVPVSRFAPAGFDAQGRSIFISPSEFEQGG
- the apaG gene encoding Co2+/Mg2+ efflux protein ApaG, with translation MPMNEFQVQVRPAFLPEQSAPAAGVYAFSYTITVTNTGDVPGQLIARHWIITNELGHVEEVKGLGVIGRQPLLQPGESFEYTSGCQLRTPNGSMQGSYLCISHEGEVFECSIPRFQLKSGADGDSFPDPDSRVLH
- a CDS encoding site-specific recombinase — encoded protein: MKRITQDLPGLLAALDPEADLAHRHLWLIHLLEWVRAPKPSVDGAVQRVQLLVEAVEADPAVRQRLHSWWLRFIDTVDITALLADFGFAPRTNMFSELSERARYKLLPSTPETVDASELFMLAMPDEFDARWLHALEAPLLERIAVLLTDGSEGQGSSFWQNSLLGAITYCTGQILSTGFSPELRLRMDEQARDDQPFHALIHDTESLRVEVMHALRTNDRRDAAEARLRERLDACRAAVTSVYAHFESEGISVGLVFRLRQLRARILRVRRLLDCLLADNRATETADLLANLVSVGIERRSLRALLSTNTSLLAAKVAERSAETGEHYITRTGKEYLSMVTKAAGGGFVMAFTTLMKFALYALGLSAFWGGLAAGINYSISFVLIQLLHFTVATKQPAMTAPAMAAKLKDLRASEAIEEFVDEVAHLVRSQVAAVLGNVLVVCPMVLLLSLGYAQLFGHTPIDAPHSIAVLDSLSLLGPSPLFAAFTGVLLFASSLIAGWAENWFVLRRLDSVIRYNPGITRWLGARRADRWAHFWRKNISGFAANVSLGMMLGLVPAFAAFFGLGLEVRHVTLSAGQIGAASAALGWEVLHSNVFWWAVALLPVNGALNVTVSFYLAFRVALRAHNVSGVDRSRIYSAIRRRLRTAPLSFFRP